The Vitis vinifera cultivar Pinot Noir 40024 chromosome 3, ASM3070453v1 region GTAATATAATTAGTTCTTGAATGAAATGCTGAATACTTAGCCAAATGTATTGCACTTTGGCTATTACTATGCAAAACATTCATATCTTGTTTGAATCCCAACTTTGCTAACAAACTCTACAACCAAATCATTTCTTTACTAACTTTTGTGATAGTCACATATTTTACTTTAATTGTACATAAAATAACAATCTTCTACAATTGAGAAATCCAATTAATAGCAGTAGTACCCAAAGTGAACACATACCCTATAGTACTTTTCCAATTATCTATCTCATTGGCAAAATCAACATCCACATATCCTTCCAATTTTAACTCACTCCTTCTGAAATGTAGACACTTTTTTGTAGTACCATATAAGTACCTAAGCATCCATTTCACTGCTTCGTAATGCTACTTACTTGGATTTGGCATAAATATGCTCACAACTTCCATTGCATAGGCAATGTCTAGTGTCGTGCATATCATaacatacatcaaacttccaaTGGCTAAGGCATATGTGACCTTTGCCATGAAGTCTCTTTCCTCATATGCCCATGGGCAATGTTTAATTAGACAACTTGAAATGATTTGCTAATGATGTTCTAACTACCTTAACATTACTCATGTCAAATATTTGCAATactttatgaatatatatacttAGCCTAAGATAACCACAAGATGCCTGTTTATTTGTCTCTACTAATCTTCATCCTAAGTACCTACTTTGTTGCGCCCAAgtccttcatttcaaatttaatagaCAACTATTTCTTCAACTTGTTAATTTCATCTAAATTTGTGTCAACTACTaatatgtcatcaacatacagtaacaaaataatatagataGAACCAACCTTTATGAAGTAACAACAATGGCCTGCATTGCAGTTGAGATACCCATTCTTTTACAGAAAGTGCCAAATATTCTATACCATTGTTTGGGGCTTGTCTTAAACCATACAGACTCTTAGTTAATTTGCACACCACATTCTCTTTACCCTTCACTACAAAACCCTCTAGTTGTTGcatatatattaatttcccCCTCCAAATCACCATAGAGGAAAGATATCTTCACATCTAATTGCTTTATATGTAGACTCCCTATCGCTACAATACTCAAAACAGATCGAATAATAGTTAGTTTCACAACTAGAGAGAAAATGATTGTATAgttaatcatttttcttctgCTAAAACCCGTTTACCACCAATCTAGCCTCATATCTCTTAGAACCATCATGTTCCTACTTAATTTAATACACCCACTTATTATGAAGAACTTTCTTACCCACTAGTAACTCGACTAGCTTCCAAGTCTGGTTAAGAATAAGAGACTTCATTTTGTCTTTCATTGTAAGTTCCCACTTGCTATTATCTTCCATATGATATGCTTCATCATAACATTTTGGTTCACCTCCATCTATTAATagcaaataatttaaatacttCCTATTTGGTACATGTGGCCTGTTAGATCTCCTCAAAGTAGGAATTGAAACTAGATCTTGTGATATATTAACATCCTATGTAGTATTTTCCTCAATCTAATGATTCTGACCTGTCTTATTTGTCATGTTATTCTATGGGACATCATCTAGCTCAAAGTAAATAGGTTCAGGTTGTACCAAACTATTGAAATGTATTGCATCTCTCTACTTATACAAAACTTTATCATTAAATATGACATCCCTACTTCTAATCACTTTCCTATTCTGGTCATCCTAAAACTGATAATCAAAATCATTAACACCATAGCTAATGAAAGTACATTTTAGTGATTTAGCATCAAGTATGTTTATGTCATGATCactaatatgtatatatatatatatatatatatatgatacaCAACCAAATACCCTTAAATGAGAAAACTTTACCTTTTTTCTAGTTCACACTTTTTTCGATATTTTGTGATCCAAGTAAGTTGACGGTCCTCAATTGATCAAGTAAGTTGTTGTGTTGATTGCTTCTACCTAGAACTCCTTTGAAAACCTTGCTTGTATACacatgtttttttctctttcaatgAATGTCTTGTTCATTCATTCTACTATACCATTCTGGTAAGGTGTCCTTGGCACGGTCTTCTCCAATTTAATTCCATTTTCATAATAGAACTTCTTGAACTCAAAGTCTTCATACTCCCTACCATTATCAAACTGCAACTTCTTGACTCTCATACCTGTCTTATTCTCCATCATTATTTCCATCTCTTGAATACATCAAACACTTCTCATTTGTGTATCATAAAGTATACTCACACTTTCCTCAAATGATCATCAATGAGGGTCACAAAATAGGATCTTCCACCGATAGATGAAACTGAAGCAAGTCCCTAAACATTTGTATGAACTAACTTTAGTTTTGCTTCTTTTGGAGTTCTTCCAACTTTCTTAAAGCTAACCCTTTTTTGTTTCCCAAgtatgcaactttcacacatgttaATGTCAACTTACTTCAAACCTAACAACTTCCCATTCAAGTGTATAATTTTCAGCCCATCATTACTCATGTGACCAAGCCTCTAATGCCATAAATTCGAATCTTCTTTGCTCTCAACAAGGGCAATAAACTCACAACCATCCATTGTCATGTAAAGAGTATCATTCTTCTTACCATGGCAAATAGCTATCTTTCGCTAACTACCCAATGGAAATAAAATTCTCTCTCGGGTTTGAAATGTGCCTCACATTATCCAAATTTCAtacaaatccattcaatttgaTCTACACTTCACCTATGCCAATAACAACACATGCTTGGTCATCACCTAGATACTTCATCCCTAGATTACCTGAGacataattctcaaataattctccaTTTGAGGTAGCATGGAATGATGTCCCTGAATCTAATACCCACTATTCTGTTGTTCTCTCCAAATAGCAAATAAGAGCATCATCTAATTCTTTTGACACAACATTCGCATTGGTCTTGTTGTCACCATTCTTATCCTTCTTGGCAGCCTTGCACTCATTTTTATAATGTTCCTTCTTTCCACAATTTGACTAATCTTCTCTATTATCTAAAATACTAAGCCTTTTTATGTAACAACTTTGGTCAAgaaaaaaactagagaaaggGTCACTACGACTTTTATAATACTCTGGATATTATCCTTAGGGACTAACTTATGGAATTTGTCAATACTAGGATAAATGAATCgtttttatttaaatcctaaagtgaaaaacaatatgtgaattaACTTTTATgaagtgaaactaagtaaaagaagctaaattaataacaaaacgaatattgatttttaatttaattgatttaaatttgAGGTTTTCCACAATCTAACTTAAAATGTAGAAATAGAGATAACAAAGGTTTCTTAACTAGAGTGATCTTAAGGTTTTGGAATTCTTGGTCGCTTACGATCAACTTGAGTCGTAccctataactcaaaattacatctaaaaccttttcttttttttttaacaaaaaacaaattctgaaaaccatcaaatgaatgagattattatcaatttaaggTTTGGCTTTTTAACATTTCCTActtcttatagctttgttttggggcaGATAACTATAAGGAAAAtcaggataactaatgatcaagagttaccaagaatcactagtattgAATAATAACCTACTATATTATTctctaaactaactcacaatgataggataaaaaattaataaattgtaaCTCAAccattaattaatcttattgttataataatttacctaatGTCCCTATAAGTTTTCTAACCATTAAGTTTTTATGTTTCAAGTCCCAAGATAGCTTTTTATCCTTTGTTGGGGGtaatgtcacattcacaatccataataggctaaaaattcataatttgaatcaaagaaaactaaaaacaatatattcaataaagaacgAAAGAAATAAACCAAAGTTCTTGTATTCTTCCCCACAAAATGCCTAACTCTTGGAAAATCACCTAAACTCTAGAACTAAAAGAGTTTATATAGTAACTTTAATGACCTAACATGTGGTACACTCTCATTGACCACTTATTATAatgaaaattcataaataaccttaaaaaaaaaacccaaaaattacGAGTTCTAAATGAGTATGATGCATTTTGAATTGGATAGAGACATTTGAAACTCGTTTTGACATGTCTTGGAGCTCAAAATCGGTCACTAGTGGTTGAGTTCGATATTTGGGTGAGttccaaatcaattttgaaCTCATAAGTGGGAAATAAATGGTCCAATTTGAAGTCAACAaggtgaattcaaaattcacaATGAATTTTGAACTCACTCATTGCCCATGCATGTTTGTTTGGCTTTGAAATGTATGCCTCTTGTTTGAAACAAGTAGAGAGATTCAAACTTAGCCTATTCCAAAAGTTTTATTTCATTCCTTTGAGTTTTAAATGGacaaaaatcatttcaaatccAAGTTACCAATTTTGAACTTAGTTTTCCTCTCCAACCAATTTGCTTTAAATGTGCATAACTTCCTTATTTACCTCTAATTTGCACATCTTTTGAAGTTTTGAATTCTTAACTTCTCAAGtttcaaaacaatatatagCTTGCctaaaatggactttgggaaaTGCTCCAAATTTCATCTTAAAGTCAAAGTACATGTTACCACCAGATTTTGAATCCCAATTTCCATACAAACTTGATGAATTTGGCTTCATGTCTCATTTTCTATGTTTGTATGCCTTATTTCTTACTTCATAATGGTCATTCCTTATTTCTCAAACTCGTGATATCCTCATCTTGCTTTTCCTTATATTTCATGAGTCTTGACttgttaattttctcatttaacCCCATCTcattctttcaaaatctaaactGATTCAATTTGTActcttttcttcccttaaacCTAAGATAAATCTTCAAatacaagttaaactcatggTTAAGGCCATAGCATCGATTTGGGTAGAGTCGGATGATTTGAATGTCTTATGGTGCATGaatcatatcaaatatgtgttATTGGAGCACATATTTTAGCTCTAATCACAATTCCAACATTTGATATCTTTCTTACTCGTCTAATGttaggaatttttggaatttctagATTTCAACCTATCATTCCTCTATTTGGATTTATCACGCCTATTacctttattttgatttctacCTTTGCTCTCCATGTTTAATGTTGATCATGAATTGGAAAAACCTTCTTCATGCTTCCTAATCTCCTCAGTTATAATCATGTATACTACTTTCAAAAAcaccaattttgattttcttaatgAACTACTGATTGAAGTGATTGTGTTTTTCCAACTCTTAAACAATTAACCGAGGTTTAATAAGGCTTGAATCTTATCATCAAATTTAATAacaatcaaatttaattaatttgtgatCTCATTAAATTCGTTCAAATGCTGCTTGAAATTCTCATTCTCGAACATctttaaattaaacaactttTTAATTAAGTGTACCTTATTTGTTGTAGAAAGTTGTTCATACATATTGGGCAGCCATGAGATCTAGAGAAGTCCTTGTGTGAGGATGAGAGCAAATGGCTAACtaatgatttaattaatttatattgttATAAGACATTTTTAATCCTACCTTTTTCTTGCTaaaaattctactttttttAAACTCTTGCATTTTTCTTGAACATTTTGgactcttctattttcttttttattttttttttaagatcttttttgtttcttcttacTTGTCATGAAACTTCCACATTAAttcaagagaaaagaaaaattctaacaaatttcaaatcaatctaactattattttcttctttttaacaaattataatttcaccattcttgtgtttgttttttccaCATTTCATGTATAATAAGATAACCAAATGAAGGATACATTTGGAACCGTTACCcagaataattttttgtttctggGAATAAAGCAATATGAAAATACTTTGATTTTCAATTGTTTctaaaacatgtttttgaaaattgtcatGACAATAAGGCATTGTTGATAACTTATTTTTAGTTGTCGTTTTaccttttttataaaaaaaaattgtttaaaaaaaagaataaatacaaaaaatgattgaaaataaaatattatatataaaaattattttaaaaatattaaaaaaaaaaaaaagtttataataatataagtttttaaataaacctTTAttgtaaaaacattataaaagcgttttaaaaatggtttttaaacttaaaaaaaaaatattttttaagaatcatttttaaaagtgtttgtAAACAATTTATCTTATCATATCAAATTGATAACCTTTACACTCGTTGACTTTGACCtagaattcaaaaatatttgtgACACCATCTTATTTAGTAATCAAACACTGATCGACTAAGCGAAAGGTGTCTTTGATCAGAGCATTAGACTCCAATTCAAATACGGATCAAACATTTGAACGTGGAGGGAGCTGTCGGTAAAATCATTGAGAGAGATTCCCTTTGGGACTGCAGTATCACTTGACCAATTATCATTAATATATGCGCAATCCATGAGGTCACACCCTCAACCAAACCTTAAAACGTAACCCAAATTATGTCCAGGTTCAATGTACTAAACCAACCCCACCACACTACAAAAACTACCTGCCAAGTGGCCCAAGTTCTCGTCACCATCTTCACCTGCAGCCACCAGTGCTTAACCCCCATTTCTAACTTCTAACCACTACCACAGCCATGGGAGAGGTCGATCCAGCCTTCATCCAAGACGCCCAACATAGGCCTAAGCTCGCTGTTATCGAAGCTGAAGGCATCCCCCTCATTGATCTCTCTTCCGCCAATGCTTCCAACCATGTTTCTCAAATAGCTGATGCATCCAAGAATTGGGGCTTCTTTCAAGTCATCAACCATGGGGTGCCCTCGGAGTCTCGCCGGAAAATTGAGGATGCGGCGGGGAAATTCTTCGCTCTGCCATTGGAGGAGAAGAGGAAGGTGAATAGAGATGAGGTGAATCCTTTGGGGTATTATGATTCCGAGCTTACCAAGAACGTTAGGGACTGGAAGGAAGTTTTTGATTTCGTGGTGTCAACCCCCACCGTGATCCCTGTTTCGCCTGATCCTGACGACAAGGAGCTCAAAGAGCTGACCAATCAGTGGCCTCAGTACCCTCCTGAATTAAGGTACAAATTTCACCAGCTAAGGCAGAGTCACTACAGTGATTTACTTAGCTTTTTTGTTCTAATTGAACTGATTTATATAGGGAGGTATGTGAAGAATATGCTAGAGAAATGGAAAAATTAGCCTTCAAGCTGTTGGGACTCATCTCGTTGAGCTTAGGTTTGCCGGAAAACAGATTCAATCTTTTCTTTGAAGAATCAACGAACTTCATCCGCCTCAATCACTACCCACCTTGCCCCATCCCTCACCTAGCTCTGGGCGTTGGTCGCCACAAGGATGGCGGAGCCTTAACCATCCTTGCCCAGGATGATGTTGGAGGATTGGAAGTAAAGCGAAAAACCGATGGAGAATGGATTCGAGTTAAGCCCACCCCAGATGCTTATATTATCAATGTTGGGGATATAATTCAGGTACCACCCAAGAACTTTGAATTAGTACATGCTTATCAGTACAGTTTGGCTCAAGGAATTTTTCACACCCATTTATCTAATTATACTGATGTTAAATCAGGTCTGGAGCAACGATACTTATGAGAGTGTGGAGCACAGGGTGATGGTGAATTCAGAGAGGGAAAGGTTTTCGATTCCGTTCTTTTTCAATCCCGGGCACCGTGTTTGGGTGCAGCCCTTGGAGGAGCTGACGAAGGGGGAAAAGCCAAAGTACAGAGCATACAACTGGGGAAAGTTCTTTGCTACGAGAAAGCACAGTAATTTCAAGAAGCTTGATGTGGAAaacatccaaatttctcatttcAAGGCATCAGAGTAAAAGGGTCAGTAGGACATTATCTATCTTTAATCAAGAAGAGCTTGTTTTAGCTCTCTGAAGTTCACCATGCGGTATATAGGATAAGTACATGGtgtgaaaataataatgtaatTTGCTTGATAAATAAGCAGCAATGCCTGCTGCCTTAATGGAATAGTCATTTTCTTCCTATACCAGGAAGAGATTTATTAAGATCAATGGATCCTAAAGAAGCATATAGCACCATTAATTTATGAGGAAATTATTACAATCACCAATAATTTATGAGGAATTTGACAGCCATGGGAAAGGTTAATCCGACATTCATCCAACACTCAAAACAGAGGCCAAACTCATGCTGCCACCGGAACTTAAAGCGAGGGATACAATTAATGTTGGTGGGTAGTGTTCATgtcatatcaaattaaatttatggatGGATACTCTGACTAAATAAGTCAACTCAAatataacataaataataattaagttaaaagtataaacccaaatataatttaattattaaacatgtaACAAGTtgagtaatttatttaataatccgGTTGAGTCAGGTTTTATTTAAGTCAATAtaattaactttttaatttaattgttttcaactcaattaatcataattattttaatacataattattaaatagatgtACTTAAGTCAAATTTGTGTTGTAGGTCTTAATCCAAAAACAACTTCTTTATTAAAGGAATCATGCTAGTCTACACAGCTTTGACCAATTCAAATGGGTGAAAACATCATGTTTCAGTCAGATTGAGGTATCAAGCTTGACCAAGCCTACCCCAAAGTACCTTCAACCCGCCATGGGAAAGGTTTGGCTAACATTTTATATGTCCAAAAACCTTTACTGCATAACTTACTTATATTAATTGAAAGATACATCTCAAGATTTGCAGAAGCAAAaccaaaaatgccaaaaacaaaTTGAGATCAGAACTCAATCCACAGATCACATtgggaaaagaaaatgtctgCAGTTACAAACCAATCCGGACAAGAGAAGAATTCAAGGGGAGGAGTTAACTACTTCACTCTGtatatttcattctttcttcCTTTGCATAACTTCTGTATCATTGAAAAAGAGTGTGACGCAGGTGCATGTGTCATCTTTTAAACCCTGGCAATCAATGTGTACATGTTCTTGAATCCTTaatccttattttatttctagAGTCAATTTCACAGGAAAATTTTTAATCCATTAGATTAGTAGTTGTAGTGAAAACCTACCCAGTTGTGCCCTTTAAAATGATGGGTGCTGACCATCTCTGTAACAGGAAAGGAGTATGGAGGCAGGGAAGAAGCATATGATTTTGGTTTCCTTTCtgatttttcttgtttcttcaGTGTATCCAATGGCATCAGAGGGGAGACAGGCTAATCCCGTCAAGCACTTTGTTCTAGTTCATGGGTCTTGCCATGGTGCCTGGTCTTGGTACAAGATTGTGGCACTACTAAAATCATCTGGCCACAAAGTCACTGCTCTGGATTTGGCTGCTTCTGGAATTAACACAAAACAAGTGGGTGATCTGCGATTAATTTCTGAGTATTTCCAGCCACTGAGGGACTTCATGGAGTCACTCCCTGCAGATGAGAGGGTGGTTCTTGTTGGACACAGCTCGGGTGGGTTGGCCATTTCTCAGGCCATGGAGAAGTTCCCAGAAAAGGTTTCTGTAGCTGTTTTTGTCACTGCCTCAATGCCTGGTCCCACTCTCAACATTTCCACACTCAATCAAGAGGTACTTCATacattctatttttcttttacagaAATTTACTTGTTGATTAAGAGGGGAAGGCTTCCCCTGTTTCTGACTTTTAGCCTGGTTTCTACTTCTTATTGAAGACATCCAGGAGACAAGGTCCTCTACTAGACAGCCAGTTCACATATGATAATGGCCCCAACAATCCTCCCACCACTTTCACCTTTGGCCCCTTGTTCTTATCACTGAATTTGTATCAGTTGAGCCCAACTGAGGTGAGAACTCCATTAATTAAGGCCTTACAACCAAAATTATG contains the following coding sequences:
- the LOC100265761 gene encoding jasmonate-induced oxygenase 2; this translates as MGEVDPAFIQDAQHRPKLAVIEAEGIPLIDLSSANASNHVSQIADASKNWGFFQVINHGVPSESRRKIEDAAGKFFALPLEEKRKVNRDEVNPLGYYDSELTKNVRDWKEVFDFVVSTPTVIPVSPDPDDKELKELTNQWPQYPPELREVCEEYAREMEKLAFKLLGLISLSLGLPENRFNLFFEESTNFIRLNHYPPCPIPHLALGVGRHKDGGALTILAQDDVGGLEVKRKTDGEWIRVKPTPDAYIINVGDIIQVWSNDTYESVEHRVMVNSERERFSIPFFFNPGHRVWVQPLEELTKGEKPKYRAYNWGKFFATRKHSNFKKLDVENIQISHFKASE
- the LOC100260547 gene encoding methyl jasmonate esterase 1-like — protein: MEAGKKHMILVSFLIFLVSSVYPMASEGRQANPVKHFVLVHGSCHGAWSWYKIVALLKSSGHKVTALDLAASGINTKQVGDLRLISEYFQPLRDFMESLPADERVVLVGHSSGGLAISQAMEKFPEKVSVAVFVTASMPGPTLNISTLNQETSRRQGPLLDSQFTYDNGPNNPPTTFTFGPLFLSLNLYQLSPTEDLALGTMLMRPVRLFSEEDTSNELMLWKKYASVKRVFIISEEDKVMKKDFQLWMIQKNPPDAVKEIKGSDHMVMMSKPKELWVHLQAIAEKYS